The following coding sequences lie in one Takifugu rubripes chromosome 8, fTakRub1.2, whole genome shotgun sequence genomic window:
- the LOC115250798 gene encoding general transcription factor II-I repeat domain-containing protein 2-like isoform X2, giving the protein MSHQRQQPSPSLAGGTTAGTPTTVSMKRAQKRKNSEENREFNAAWTSAFAFTANDAGLPACLICGEKLSNNKKSNVERHFQSKHLAFAEKYPTEDERQRAISELQRQAEERKLSFKKWISSPQSTTAASFLAAQEIVKRGKPFTDGEYIKETFIQISEHLFSDFKNKNEIVQKIKDMPLSAKTVKDRTIKMAANISSKQIDDINSAQAFSIACDESSDVNDIEQIALLCRYANANGPQEELIELIPLKGQTRGQDICDAVVSCLKDKGINTTHLVSVSTDGAPSMRGAQKGFVNLLQMSLGRDLMTFHCIIHQEALCAQTFPPECVEVMNLVIKIVNKIIANGLSHRQFCSLLEEVENTYSDLLLHNRVRWLSRGEVLKRFAACLEHVKTFLGNKGLGYPELEDPSWLEKFYFMVDMTSYLNMLNKNLQGQGSTALHMLEEILAFERKMTVFARDVQNGTLSHFPSLREFKEANNHINCDYFHRAITAMQAAFEKRFSEFRKEKQTLSFPVAPLNSDPSLLNTSAFTGRILKKSSVRGLLSLKSTNGVIWKNYPNPTNLFLQHGMPFPTPIST; this is encoded by the exons ATGTCACATCAACGTCAGCAGCCGTCGCCTTCACTTGCTGGTGGTACCACGGCGGGAACCCCTACCACTGTAAGCATGAAAAgagcccaaaaaagaaaaaattcagAAGAAAATAGAGAGTTTAATGCAGCGTGGACATCTGCTTTTGCATTCACCGCCAATGACGCTGGCTTACCTGCGTGCTTGATATGTGGCGAGAAACtatcaaacaacaaaaaaagtaaCGTTGAAAGACATTTTCAAAGCAAGCATTTAGCATTTGCTGAAAAATACCCAACCGAAGATGAGCGCCAGAGAGCAATTTCGGAATTGCAACGACAAGCTGAAGAGAGAAAACTATCTTTCAAAAAATGGATCAGCTCTCCACAGTCAACTACAGCTGCTAGTTTTTTGGCAGCTCAGGAGATCGTGAAGAGGGGTAAGCCGTTCACAGACGGAGAATACATAAAAGAAACGTTTATTCAAATATCAGAGCATCTATTCTccgattttaaaaacaaaaatgaaattgttCAGAAAATTAAAGACATGCCTCTCTCTGCAAAGACTGTTAAGGACAGGACCATTAAAATGGCAGCAAATATCAGTAGTAAGCAAATTGATGATATTAATTCAGCTCAAGCATTTTCAATTGCCTGTGATGAGTCAAGTGATGTAAACGATATTGAGCAGATAGCACTGTTATGCAGGTACGCCAATGCTAATGGGCCGCAGGAAGAACTGATTGAACTCATACCGCTTAAGGGCCAAACTCGGGGGCAGGACATTTGTGATGCTGTTGTGAGTTGTCTAAAAGATAAAGGGATAAACACCACTCACCTAGTGTCGGTATCTACTGACGGGGCGCCAAGTATGAGAGGAGCACAGAAGGGCTTTGTGAATTTACTTCAAATGTCACTGGGCCGAGATCTGATGACGTTTCACTGCATTATCCACCAAGAAGCACTTTGCGCACAAACATTTCCCCCTGAATGTGTGGAAGTAATGAACCTTGTTATTAAGATAGTGAACAAAATAATTGCGAATGGGTTAAGCCACCGACAGTTTTGTTCGTTGTTAGAAGAAGTCGAAAACACGTATTCAGATCTcctgctgcacaacagagtCCGGTGGCTGTCCAGGGGGGAGGTGCTGAAACGCTTCGCTGCCTGTCTGGAGCACGTAAAAACCTTCTTGGGAAATAAAGGCCTTGGGTATCCTGAACTGGAAGACCCATCTTGGCTGGAAAAGTTTTACTTCATGGTGGACATGACAAGTTACTTGAACATGCTGAATAAAAATCTCCAAGGACAGGGAAGCACGGCACTGCACATGCTGGAGGAGATTTTGGCATTTGAGCGCAAGATGACAGTGTTCGCCAGAGATGTACAAAATGGCACGCTCTCTCACTTCCCCTCCCTAAGAGAGTTCAAAGAAGCAAACAATCACATAAATTGTGATTATTTCCACCGTGCCATTACTGCAATGCAAGCTGCATTTGAAAAAAGGTTCAGTGAGTTCAGAAAGGAGAAACAGactctctctttccctgtcgCACCACTGAACAGCGACCCATCCCTGCTGAACACATCCGCATTCACAGGA CGGATCTTGAAGAAGTCGTCCGTCAGAGGGCTACTCTCGCTAAAGAGCACAAATGGAGTGATATGGAAAAACTACCCCAACCCGACAAACTTATTTTTGCAACATGGAATGCCATTCCCGACACCTATATCAACATGA
- the LOC115250798 gene encoding general transcription factor II-I repeat domain-containing protein 2A-like isoform X1: protein MSHQRQQPSPSLAGGTTAGTPTTVSMKRAQKRKNSEENREFNAAWTSAFAFTANDAGLPACLICGEKLSNNKKSNVERHFQSKHLAFAEKYPTEDERQRAISELQRQAEERKLSFKKWISSPQSTTAASFLAAQEIVKRGKPFTDGEYIKETFIQISEHLFSDFKNKNEIVQKIKDMPLSAKTVKDRTIKMAANISSKQIDDINSAQAFSIACDESSDVNDIEQIALLCRYANANGPQEELIELIPLKGQTRGQDICDAVVSCLKDKGINTTHLVSVSTDGAPSMRGAQKGFVNLLQMSLGRDLMTFHCIIHQEALCAQTFPPECVEVMNLVIKIVNKIIANGLSHRQFCSLLEEVENTYSDLLLHNRVRWLSRGEVLKRFAACLEHVKTFLGNKGLGYPELEDPSWLEKFYFMVDMTSYLNMLNKNLQGQGSTALHMLEEILAFERKMTVFARDVQNGTLSHFPSLREFKEANNHINCDYFHRAITAMQAAFEKRFSEFRKEKQTLSFPVAPLNSDPSLLNTSAFTGVSKPDLEIELADIADKVLWVNKFKSLSADLEEVVRQRATLAKEHKWSDMEKLPQPDKLIFATWNAIPDTYINMKRCAFGVLSIFGSTYLCEQVFSSMNIIKSKYRSRFTSETLQSCVKMKVTSYSADIGKICREMQTQKSH, encoded by the coding sequence ATGTCACATCAACGTCAGCAGCCGTCGCCTTCACTTGCTGGTGGTACCACGGCGGGAACCCCTACCACTGTAAGCATGAAAAgagcccaaaaaagaaaaaattcagAAGAAAATAGAGAGTTTAATGCAGCGTGGACATCTGCTTTTGCATTCACCGCCAATGACGCTGGCTTACCTGCGTGCTTGATATGTGGCGAGAAACtatcaaacaacaaaaaaagtaaCGTTGAAAGACATTTTCAAAGCAAGCATTTAGCATTTGCTGAAAAATACCCAACCGAAGATGAGCGCCAGAGAGCAATTTCGGAATTGCAACGACAAGCTGAAGAGAGAAAACTATCTTTCAAAAAATGGATCAGCTCTCCACAGTCAACTACAGCTGCTAGTTTTTTGGCAGCTCAGGAGATCGTGAAGAGGGGTAAGCCGTTCACAGACGGAGAATACATAAAAGAAACGTTTATTCAAATATCAGAGCATCTATTCTccgattttaaaaacaaaaatgaaattgttCAGAAAATTAAAGACATGCCTCTCTCTGCAAAGACTGTTAAGGACAGGACCATTAAAATGGCAGCAAATATCAGTAGTAAGCAAATTGATGATATTAATTCAGCTCAAGCATTTTCAATTGCCTGTGATGAGTCAAGTGATGTAAACGATATTGAGCAGATAGCACTGTTATGCAGGTACGCCAATGCTAATGGGCCGCAGGAAGAACTGATTGAACTCATACCGCTTAAGGGCCAAACTCGGGGGCAGGACATTTGTGATGCTGTTGTGAGTTGTCTAAAAGATAAAGGGATAAACACCACTCACCTAGTGTCGGTATCTACTGACGGGGCGCCAAGTATGAGAGGAGCACAGAAGGGCTTTGTGAATTTACTTCAAATGTCACTGGGCCGAGATCTGATGACGTTTCACTGCATTATCCACCAAGAAGCACTTTGCGCACAAACATTTCCCCCTGAATGTGTGGAAGTAATGAACCTTGTTATTAAGATAGTGAACAAAATAATTGCGAATGGGTTAAGCCACCGACAGTTTTGTTCGTTGTTAGAAGAAGTCGAAAACACGTATTCAGATCTcctgctgcacaacagagtCCGGTGGCTGTCCAGGGGGGAGGTGCTGAAACGCTTCGCTGCCTGTCTGGAGCACGTAAAAACCTTCTTGGGAAATAAAGGCCTTGGGTATCCTGAACTGGAAGACCCATCTTGGCTGGAAAAGTTTTACTTCATGGTGGACATGACAAGTTACTTGAACATGCTGAATAAAAATCTCCAAGGACAGGGAAGCACGGCACTGCACATGCTGGAGGAGATTTTGGCATTTGAGCGCAAGATGACAGTGTTCGCCAGAGATGTACAAAATGGCACGCTCTCTCACTTCCCCTCCCTAAGAGAGTTCAAAGAAGCAAACAATCACATAAATTGTGATTATTTCCACCGTGCCATTACTGCAATGCAAGCTGCATTTGAAAAAAGGTTCAGTGAGTTCAGAAAGGAGAAACAGactctctctttccctgtcgCACCACTGAACAGCGACCCATCCCTGCTGAACACATCCGCATTCACAGGAGTAAGTAAGCCTGATCTAGAAATTGAACTGGCCGATATTGCGGATAAAGTTTTGTGGGTTAACAAGTTTAAATCCCTGTCAGCGGATCTTGAAGAAGTCGTCCGTCAGAGGGCTACTCTCGCTAAAGAGCACAAATGGAGTGATATGGAAAAACTACCCCAACCCGACAAACTTATTTTTGCAACATGGAATGCCATTCCCGACACCTATATCAACATGAAAAGGTGTGCATTTGGAGTCCTATCCATCTTTGGCTCAACTTACTTATGCGAGCAAGTTTTCTCAAGCATGAACATTATAAAGTCCAAATACCGCTCCCGCTTCACCAGCGAGACTCTACAGTCCTGCGTGAAGATGAAAGTCACATCTTACAGCGCCGACATAGGGAAGATCTGCAGGgaaatgcagacacagaaatCTCACTAA